One Salvelinus namaycush isolate Seneca chromosome 4, SaNama_1.0, whole genome shotgun sequence genomic window carries:
- the mrpl14 gene encoding 39S ribosomal protein L14, mitochondrial: protein MALISRSCSGFLAQLSSLTQHKAFSVSAAAAAIQKMTRVRVVDNSPLGNTPWHRSPRVIHVYTKNGVGKVGDRVLLAIKGGKKKALIVGHKMPGERMNPRFDSNNVVLIEDNGNPTGTRIKVPLPTHLRKMEGDYSKLLAIASRFV from the exons ATGGCTCTTATTTCAAGATCATGCAGTGGGTTCCTTGCCCAACTGTCGTCACTGACGCAACACAAGGCTTTCAG tgTGTCAGCAGCCGCCGCAGCCATCCAGAAGATGACCAGGGTACGTGTTGTTGACAACAGTCCACTGGGTAATACCCCGTGGCACCGCTCGCCTAGAGTCATCCACGTGTACACCAAGAATGGAGTGGGCAAGGTGGGCGACCGCGTTCTACTGGCCATCAAGGGAGGGAAGAAAAAAGCTCTTATCGTTGGCCACAAGATGCCCGGAGAGCGGATGAACCCGCGGTTTGACTCCAACAACGTGGTCCTGATTGAAGACAACGGTAACCCTACGGGAACTAGAATTAAAGTTCCACTACCGACACACTTGCGCAAAATGGAAGGAGATTATTCCAAACTGTTGGCCATCGCTAGCAGGTTTGTGTAG